One genomic window of Mycteria americana isolate JAX WOST 10 ecotype Jacksonville Zoo and Gardens chromosome 6, USCA_MyAme_1.0, whole genome shotgun sequence includes the following:
- the COXFA4L3 gene encoding normal mucosa of esophagus-specific gene 1 protein produces the protein MNTSFFQILKAKKELIPLVGVVSFAAVGALSFSAYSLFSKSDVIINKSGNPEPWETVDPTKPQKLLTIHQKWKPIEELENVRKLTK, from the exons ATGAACACGAGCTTCTTCCAgatactgaaagcaaaaaaagaa CTCATTCCCCTGGTTGGAGTAGTGTCCTTTGCAGCAGTTGGGGCGCTCTCTTTTTCTGCTTATTCCCTGTTCAGCAAATCCGATGTGAT CATTAACAAGAGTGGCAATCCAGAACCATGGGAAACTGTCGATCCTACCAAGCCTCAGAAG cTATTAACAATCCATCAGAAATGGAAACCTATAGAAGAGCTGGAAAATGTCAGAAAGCTTACGAAGTGA